In Streptomyces sp. NBC_00704, a genomic segment contains:
- a CDS encoding PadR family transcriptional regulator: protein MSIGHTLLGLLESGPRHGYDLKRAFDEKFGHDRPLHYGQVYSTMSRLLKNGLVEVDGIETGGGPERKRYAITDAGITDVEQWLATPEKPEPYLQSTLYTKIVLALLTHRDAADILDTQRSEHLRSMRILTDRKRRGDLADQLICDHALFHLEADLRWLELAAARLDKLKAAMQA from the coding sequence ATGTCCATCGGTCACACCCTCCTGGGACTCCTGGAGTCCGGGCCCCGCCACGGTTACGACCTCAAGCGGGCCTTCGACGAGAAGTTCGGTCACGACCGGCCGCTGCACTACGGCCAGGTCTACTCGACGATGTCGCGCCTGCTGAAGAACGGGCTCGTCGAGGTCGACGGCATCGAGACCGGCGGCGGCCCCGAGCGCAAGCGCTACGCCATCACCGACGCCGGGATCACCGACGTCGAGCAGTGGCTCGCCACGCCCGAGAAGCCCGAGCCGTATCTGCAGTCCACGCTCTACACGAAGATCGTCCTGGCGCTGCTCACCCACCGCGACGCCGCCGACATCCTCGACACCCAGCGCTCGGAGCACCTGCGCAGCATGCGCATCCTCACCGACCGCAAGCGCAGGGGCGATCTCGCCGACCAGCTGATCTGCGACCACGCGCTGTTCCATCTCGAAGCCGACCTGCGCTGGCTGGAGCTGGCCGCCGCACGTCTCGACAAGCTGAAGGCGGCGATGCAGGCGTGA
- a CDS encoding SPFH domain-containing protein has translation MSAHDPSPHGPSAAGRAVAESVDAPEMPAPRVTEFPAHSVGGGLALLLGLAGLLAGAGAIAAATAVTATGLKAALIVLGVLVALAAFLAMCGLNTVAPGEARVVQLFGRYRGTIREDGLRWVNPFTSRTKISTRVRNHETAVLKVNDAYGNPIELAAVVVWNVRDTAQASFEVDDFLEFVATQTEAAVRHIAIEYPYDSHDEDGLSLRGNAEEITEKLAVELHARVEAAGVRIIESRFTHLAYAPEIASAMLQRQQAGAVVAARREIVDGAVGMVEAALARIAEQGIVELDEERKAAMVSNLMVVLCGDRAPQPVLNTGTLYQ, from the coding sequence ATGTCCGCACACGACCCCTCACCCCACGGCCCCTCGGCCGCCGGCCGGGCCGTCGCCGAATCCGTCGACGCCCCCGAGATGCCCGCCCCGCGCGTGACCGAGTTCCCCGCGCACAGCGTGGGCGGCGGCCTGGCGCTGCTGCTCGGTCTTGCCGGGCTGCTGGCCGGGGCCGGGGCGATCGCCGCGGCCACCGCGGTGACGGCGACCGGCCTGAAGGCGGCGTTGATCGTCCTCGGCGTCCTGGTCGCCCTGGCGGCGTTCCTCGCGATGTGCGGACTGAACACGGTGGCGCCCGGCGAGGCCCGCGTGGTGCAGCTCTTCGGCCGCTACCGGGGCACCATCCGCGAGGACGGCCTGCGCTGGGTGAACCCCTTCACGTCCCGCACGAAGATCTCCACCCGGGTCCGCAACCACGAGACGGCCGTCCTCAAGGTCAACGACGCCTACGGCAACCCGATCGAGCTGGCCGCGGTCGTGGTGTGGAACGTGCGCGACACCGCGCAGGCCTCCTTCGAGGTGGACGACTTCCTGGAGTTCGTCGCCACCCAGACCGAGGCGGCCGTGCGGCACATCGCCATCGAGTACCCCTACGACTCGCACGACGAGGACGGGCTCTCCCTGCGCGGGAACGCCGAGGAGATCACCGAGAAGCTCGCCGTGGAGCTCCACGCGCGCGTGGAGGCGGCCGGCGTGCGGATCATCGAGTCCCGCTTCACCCACCTCGCGTACGCTCCGGAGATCGCCTCGGCGATGCTCCAGCGCCAGCAGGCGGGCGCGGTCGTGGCCGCGCGGCGGGAGATCGTGGACGGGGCCGTCGGCATGGTCGAGGCGGCGCTCGCCCGGATCGCCGAACAGGGCATCGTCGAGCTGGACGAGGAACGGAAGGCGGCCATGGTGTCCAACCTGATGGTGGTGCTGTGCGGGGACCGGGCGCCCCAGCCCGTGCTGAACACCGGGACGCTCTACCAGTGA
- a CDS encoding transglycosylase domain-containing protein — protein sequence MGRAEERRARQRGGRRAAPRNRSAETESAPTADRDTAAGPATATTTAPATGGRAAARKGAKKAGRGAKGKAGKAGKADRSLIRRIFTWKKVLGTFLGLTVAVLGAFVWLYVSTPIPAGNPDADLQSNVYKYGNGAMLARDGDVNRENVDLATVPKAVQHTFVAAENKSFYNDNGVDLKGTARGVLNTLRGRGAQGGSTITQQYVKNYYLSQEQTVTRKLKELVISLKLDREKDKDYILAGYINTSYYGRGAYGIQAAAQAYYRVDADKLSVAQGAYLAALLQAPSQYDWATASDTGKRLVQARWNYVLDNMVGQDWLKKSERDAMKFPVPQDPKAAPGKEGQIGYLVDAANAELANQLVATGVADDYESAAALVRKGGWNIELNIDKKKQKALETAVKEQLTSKLDKKKRPVDGDVQAGAVSVNPKTGAVEAMYGGTSYTQHYLNNATRTDYQPASTFKPVILAAAFDENAVTQDDRKITANTIYDGTSKRPVVGSDIGFAPENEDDQDYGPVTVQTALNKSINSVFAQMGVDVGMDKVLQVADQLGMHTKDLKAVPAQTLGTMGASPLQMAGVYATLDNHGKKVTPALIKSAENSAHPSFKHTAPIGGQVIDREAADSVTSVLTGVVDDGTAKLSVRDNPLRRGQKVAGKTGTSDNNKSAWFTGYTPDLVTSVGLFGESAKAPHPQVPLTGATNGLKSDDGRVNGGGFPAQIWAAYTFGVSTKVSKFDLETDQGAAVQTAPPSPSSSPSPSSSPSSSPKPSTSPSSSPKPSTSPSSSPKPSTSPSSSPSGGPSTEPSTDDPSTGSERPDNPIFGQ from the coding sequence ATGGGACGAGCGGAAGAGAGACGAGCGCGACAGCGCGGTGGCCGCCGCGCGGCGCCGAGGAACCGCTCCGCGGAGACGGAGTCCGCGCCGACCGCCGACCGCGACACCGCCGCCGGGCCCGCGACCGCGACGACGACCGCGCCCGCCACCGGCGGCCGCGCGGCCGCCCGCAAGGGCGCCAAGAAGGCCGGCAGGGGCGCCAAGGGCAAGGCGGGCAAGGCCGGCAAGGCGGACCGCAGCCTCATACGCCGGATCTTCACCTGGAAGAAGGTCCTCGGCACGTTCCTCGGCCTCACCGTCGCCGTCCTCGGCGCGTTCGTCTGGCTGTACGTGAGCACGCCGATCCCGGCCGGCAACCCCGACGCCGACCTCCAGAGCAACGTCTACAAGTACGGCAACGGCGCGATGCTCGCCCGCGACGGCGACGTCAACCGCGAGAACGTCGACCTCGCCACGGTCCCCAAGGCCGTCCAGCACACCTTCGTCGCCGCCGAGAACAAGTCCTTCTACAACGACAACGGCGTCGACCTGAAGGGCACCGCCCGCGGCGTGCTCAACACCCTGAGGGGCAGGGGCGCGCAGGGCGGCTCGACGATCACCCAGCAGTACGTCAAGAACTACTACCTGTCCCAGGAACAGACCGTCACGCGCAAGCTGAAGGAACTGGTCATCTCCCTCAAGCTGGACCGGGAGAAGGACAAGGACTACATCCTCGCCGGATACATCAACACCAGCTACTACGGCCGCGGCGCCTACGGCATCCAGGCCGCCGCCCAGGCCTACTACCGCGTCGACGCCGACAAGCTCTCCGTCGCCCAGGGCGCCTACCTCGCCGCACTGCTCCAGGCCCCCAGCCAGTACGACTGGGCCACCGCCTCCGACACCGGCAAACGCCTGGTCCAGGCCCGCTGGAACTACGTCCTCGACAACATGGTCGGCCAGGACTGGCTGAAGAAGTCCGAGCGCGACGCCATGAAGTTCCCCGTTCCCCAGGACCCCAAGGCCGCTCCGGGCAAGGAGGGCCAGATCGGCTACCTGGTCGACGCGGCCAACGCCGAACTCGCCAACCAGCTCGTGGCCACCGGCGTCGCCGACGACTACGAGTCGGCCGCGGCCCTCGTCCGCAAGGGCGGCTGGAACATCGAGCTGAACATCGACAAGAAGAAGCAGAAGGCGCTGGAGACCGCGGTCAAGGAGCAGCTCACCAGCAAGCTGGACAAGAAGAAGCGCCCGGTCGACGGCGACGTCCAGGCCGGCGCGGTGTCGGTGAACCCGAAGACCGGCGCGGTCGAGGCGATGTACGGCGGCACCAGCTACACCCAGCACTACCTCAACAACGCCACCCGCACCGACTACCAGCCCGCCTCCACCTTCAAGCCGGTGATCCTCGCCGCCGCCTTCGACGAGAACGCGGTCACCCAGGACGACCGGAAGATCACCGCCAACACCATCTACGACGGCACCAGCAAGCGCCCCGTCGTCGGCAGCGACATCGGCTTCGCCCCCGAGAACGAGGACGACCAGGACTACGGCCCCGTCACCGTCCAGACGGCGCTCAACAAGTCCATCAACTCCGTCTTCGCGCAGATGGGCGTGGACGTCGGCATGGACAAGGTGCTCCAGGTCGCCGACCAGCTCGGCATGCACACCAAGGACCTGAAGGCCGTCCCGGCCCAGACCCTCGGCACCATGGGCGCGAGCCCCCTGCAGATGGCCGGCGTCTACGCCACCCTCGACAACCACGGCAAGAAGGTCACCCCGGCGCTCATCAAGTCGGCGGAGAACAGCGCCCACCCCTCCTTCAAGCACACCGCCCCCATCGGCGGGCAGGTCATCGACCGCGAGGCGGCCGACTCGGTCACCTCCGTGCTCACCGGCGTGGTCGACGACGGCACGGCGAAGCTCTCCGTGCGGGACAACCCGCTGCGCAGGGGCCAGAAGGTCGCCGGCAAGACGGGCACCTCCGACAACAACAAGTCCGCCTGGTTCACCGGCTACACCCCCGACCTCGTCACCTCGGTCGGCCTGTTCGGCGAGTCCGCCAAGGCCCCCCACCCGCAGGTCCCGCTCACCGGCGCGACGAACGGCCTGAAGTCGGACGACGGCCGGGTCAACGGCGGCGGCTTCCCGGCGCAGATCTGGGCGGCCTACACCTTCGGCGTCTCCACCAAGGTCTCCAAGTTCGACCTGGAGACCGATCAGGGCGCGGCGGTCCAGACGGCGCCCCCGTCGCCGTCCTCCTCGCCCTCGCCGAGTTCCTCGCCGTCCTCGTCGCCGAAGCCGAGCACCTCGCCGTCCTCGTCGCCGAAGCCGAGCACGTCCCCGTCCTCGTCGCCCAAGCCGAGCACGTCCCCGTCCAGCTCGCCGTCCGGCGGCCCCTCGACCGAACCGAGCACGGACGACCCCTCCACCGGCTCGGAGCGCCCCGACAACCCGATCTTCGGCCAGTAA
- a CDS encoding SpoIIE family protein phosphatase: protein MTEQPISYERPQGVDPTDPRGALLHTPAPAPGAAALPPDGSGTTTCGKGGKGGKGTMGGQGAAGKDAAAGPEAGSGTEHSQPSASTEPDTHRPRPVPESIPAQPGAEARAERGPGGQERRAGMAVAPGRPTPMRRDGDRLRFVGAATRRIARGLDLDEIVMGLCRATVPTFSDAILVYLRDPLPVGDERPAADRIMLRLRRTDRIPEERDTETGFAALALPPPEPGELTAELSASVGDMCEVRPGGALAEVLRGVRPVFADNPAARAALPELLGEDSTLVVPGGQRAVLAPLRGRRRVIGAAVFLRRPERLPFENDDLLVAAQLATHSALGIDKAVLYDREAYIADELQRTMLPETLPRPTGVRLASRYLPAAETARVGGDWYDAIPLPGSRVALVVGDVMGHSMTSAAIMGQLRTTAQTLAGLDLPPQEVLHHLDEQAQRLGTDRMATCLYAVYDPVAHRITIANAGHPPPILLHLGGRAEVLRVPPGAPIGVGGVDFEAVELDAPAGATLLLYTDGLVESRLRDVATGIEQLREKLAATAQLTGPDHPPPLEALCDEVLDMLGPGDRDDDIALLAARFDGIAPSDVAYWFLEPEDAAPGRARRLARRALSRWDMEDMTDSVELLVSEVVTNAVRYATRPVTLRLLRTDVLRCEVGDDVPQLPRLRQARATDEGGRGLYLVNRLARRWGATRLSTGKVVWFELNRN, encoded by the coding sequence GTGACGGAGCAGCCCATCTCCTACGAACGCCCCCAGGGCGTCGACCCCACGGACCCCCGTGGGGCACTCCTGCACACCCCGGCGCCCGCGCCGGGTGCGGCAGCGTTACCGCCCGACGGCTCGGGTACGACGACCTGCGGAAAGGGCGGAAAGGGCGGAAAGGGCACCATGGGCGGCCAGGGAGCTGCGGGAAAGGATGCGGCGGCCGGTCCGGAGGCGGGTTCCGGGACCGAGCACTCCCAGCCGTCCGCGTCCACCGAACCGGACACGCACCGGCCGCGGCCCGTGCCCGAGTCCATCCCGGCCCAGCCGGGCGCGGAGGCGCGCGCCGAGCGCGGGCCCGGCGGGCAGGAGCGGCGGGCCGGGATGGCGGTGGCGCCGGGCCGGCCCACGCCGATGCGGCGGGACGGGGACCGGTTGCGGTTCGTGGGCGCGGCGACCCGGCGGATCGCGCGCGGTCTGGACCTGGACGAGATCGTGATGGGGCTGTGCCGGGCCACGGTGCCGACCTTCTCCGACGCGATCCTGGTCTATCTGCGCGATCCGCTGCCGGTCGGCGACGAGCGGCCGGCGGCGGACCGCATCATGCTGCGGCTGCGCCGCACCGACCGCATCCCGGAGGAGCGCGACACGGAGACCGGCTTCGCCGCGCTCGCCCTGCCGCCTCCGGAGCCGGGGGAGCTGACGGCCGAGCTGTCGGCGTCGGTCGGGGACATGTGCGAGGTGCGGCCCGGCGGCGCGCTCGCGGAGGTGCTGCGCGGGGTGCGTCCGGTGTTCGCGGACAATCCGGCGGCGCGGGCCGCGTTGCCCGAACTGCTGGGCGAGGACAGCACGTTGGTGGTGCCGGGCGGTCAGCGGGCCGTGCTGGCCCCGTTGCGGGGGCGGCGGCGGGTGATCGGCGCGGCGGTGTTCCTGCGCCGTCCCGAGCGCCTGCCGTTCGAGAACGACGACCTGCTGGTGGCGGCCCAGCTCGCCACGCACAGCGCGCTCGGCATCGACAAGGCGGTGCTGTACGACCGTGAGGCGTACATCGCCGACGAGTTGCAGCGCACGATGCTGCCCGAGACGCTGCCGCGTCCCACGGGCGTGCGGCTGGCGTCGCGGTACCTGCCGGCGGCGGAGACGGCGCGGGTGGGCGGCGACTGGTACGACGCGATCCCGCTGCCCGGCAGCCGGGTGGCCCTGGTCGTCGGGGACGTGATGGGGCATTCCATGACGTCGGCGGCCATCATGGGGCAGTTGCGCACCACGGCGCAGACGCTCGCCGGGCTGGACCTGCCGCCGCAGGAGGTCCTGCACCATCTCGACGAGCAGGCCCAGCGGCTGGGCACCGACCGCATGGCGACGTGTCTGTACGCCGTCTACGACCCGGTCGCGCACCGCATCACGATCGCCAACGCGGGGCATCCGCCGCCCATCCTGCTGCATCTGGGCGGCCGGGCCGAGGTGCTGCGGGTGCCGCCGGGCGCGCCGATCGGCGTCGGCGGGGTCGACTTCGAGGCGGTGGAGCTGGACGCGCCGGCGGGGGCGACGCTGCTGCTGTACACGGACGGCCTGGTGGAGTCCCGGCTGCGGGACGTGGCGACGGGCATAGAGCAGCTGCGGGAGAAGCTCGCGGCGACGGCCCAGCTGACCGGACCGGATCATCCGCCGCCGCTCGAGGCCCTGTGCGACGAGGTGCTCGACATGCTCGGTCCGGGCGACCGGGACGACGACATCGCGCTCCTGGCCGCCCGGTTCGACGGGATCGCGCCCAGCGACGTGGCGTACTGGTTCCTGGAGCCGGAGGACGCGGCGCCGGGGCGGGCGCGCCGGCTGGCGCGGCGGGCGCTGTCCCGCTGGGACATGGAGGACATGACCGACTCGGTCGAGCTGCTGGTGAGCGAGGTCGTCACGAACGCGGTGCGGTACGCGACGCGCCCGGTCACCCTGCGGCTGCTGCGGACCGACGTGCTGCGGTGCGAGGTCGGGGACGACGTCCCGCAGCTGCCCCGGCTGCGGCAGGCCAGGGCGACGGACGAGGGCGGGCGCGGGCTGTACCTGGTGAACCGGCTCGCCCGGCGCTGGGGGGCCACGCGGCTCAGCACGGGCAAGGTGGTCTGGTTCGAGCTGAACCGGAACTGA
- the fomD gene encoding cytidylyl-2-hydroxypropylphosphonate hydrolase — MADGGAVRREGTGGAAAFWEPGDRILWRYRENGGARFHIARPVTVVRDDEELLAVWMAPGTECVKPVLADGTPLHQEPLPTRYTKPRTVQRDRWFGTGVLKLARPGEPWSVWLFWEPGWRFKNWYVNLEEPLARWDGGVDSVDHFLDICVYPDRSWGWRDEDEFAQAQQDGLMDASAARRVREAGRRAVERIRAWGSPFDEGWQHWRPDPAWAVPLLPEDWDRTPAHMST, encoded by the coding sequence ATGGCTGACGGCGGAGCGGTGAGACGCGAGGGAACGGGCGGTGCGGCGGCCTTCTGGGAGCCGGGGGACCGGATCCTGTGGCGCTACCGGGAGAACGGCGGGGCGCGCTTCCACATCGCCCGCCCGGTCACCGTCGTGCGGGACGACGAGGAGCTCCTCGCCGTGTGGATGGCGCCGGGCACGGAGTGCGTCAAGCCGGTGCTCGCGGACGGCACCCCGCTGCACCAGGAGCCGCTGCCCACCCGGTACACCAAGCCGCGGACCGTGCAGCGCGACCGCTGGTTCGGCACGGGTGTGCTGAAGCTGGCCCGGCCCGGCGAGCCCTGGTCGGTGTGGCTGTTCTGGGAGCCGGGCTGGCGGTTCAAGAACTGGTACGTCAACCTGGAGGAGCCGCTGGCCCGTTGGGACGGCGGGGTGGACTCCGTGGACCACTTCCTGGACATCTGTGTGTACCCGGACCGCAGTTGGGGCTGGCGTGACGAGGACGAGTTCGCGCAGGCCCAGCAGGACGGGCTGATGGACGCGTCGGCGGCCCGGCGGGTCCGTGAGGCGGGCCGCAGGGCCGTGGAGCGGATCCGCGCCTGGGGGTCGCCGTTCGACGAGGGATGGCAGCACTGGCGCCCTGATCCGGCGTGGGCCGTACCGTTGCTGCCGGAGGACTGGGACCGTACCCCCGCGCACATGTCCACATGA
- a CDS encoding class II fumarate hydratase, whose product MSDYRIEHDSMGEVHVPAHAKWRAQTQRAVENFPVSGQRIERAHIEALARIKGAAAKVNARLGVVDQDIADAIQEAAAEVAEGRWDEHFPVDVFQTGSGTSSNMNANEVVATLATERLGRDVHPNDHVNASQSSNDVFPSSLHIAATAAVTRDLIPALEHLAGSLARKSEEFADVVKSGRTHLMDATPVTLGQEFGGYAAQVRYGVERLNASLPRLAELPLGGTAVGTGINTPPGFSAAVIEEVARVTGLPLTEARDHFEAQGARDGIVETSGQLRTIAVGLTKIANDLRWMASGPRTGLAEISLPDLQPGSSIMPGKVNPVIPEAVLMVAAQVVGNDATVATAGAAGNFELNVMLPVIAKNVLESIRLLANVSRLLADRTVDGIVAHRERAREYAESSPSVVTPLNKYIGYEEAAKVAKKALAERRTIRQVVLDGGYVERGDLTVAQLDEALDVLRMTRP is encoded by the coding sequence ATGAGCGACTACCGCATCGAGCACGACTCCATGGGCGAGGTACACGTTCCGGCGCACGCCAAATGGCGGGCCCAGACGCAGCGCGCCGTCGAGAACTTCCCCGTCTCGGGCCAGCGCATCGAGCGCGCCCACATCGAGGCGCTGGCGCGCATCAAGGGGGCCGCGGCGAAGGTGAACGCGCGGCTCGGGGTGGTCGACCAGGACATCGCCGACGCCATCCAGGAGGCCGCCGCCGAGGTCGCCGAGGGCCGGTGGGACGAGCACTTCCCCGTCGACGTGTTCCAGACCGGGTCGGGGACGTCGTCCAACATGAACGCCAACGAGGTGGTCGCCACCCTCGCCACCGAGCGTCTGGGCCGCGACGTGCACCCCAACGACCACGTCAACGCCTCCCAGTCGTCCAACGACGTCTTCCCCTCGTCGCTGCACATCGCCGCCACGGCCGCCGTCACCCGCGACCTGATCCCCGCGCTGGAGCACCTCGCCGGCTCGCTGGCGCGCAAGTCCGAGGAGTTCGCCGACGTCGTGAAGTCGGGGCGCACGCACCTCATGGACGCCACGCCCGTCACCCTGGGGCAGGAGTTCGGGGGGTACGCGGCGCAGGTGCGGTACGGCGTCGAGCGGCTGAACGCCTCCCTGCCGCGGCTCGCCGAGCTGCCGCTGGGCGGCACGGCGGTGGGCACCGGCATCAACACGCCCCCCGGGTTCTCCGCCGCCGTCATCGAGGAGGTCGCCCGCGTCACCGGGCTGCCGCTGACGGAGGCGCGCGACCACTTCGAGGCGCAGGGGGCGCGGGACGGGATCGTCGAGACCAGCGGTCAGCTGCGGACGATCGCGGTGGGTCTCACGAAGATCGCCAACGATCTGCGGTGGATGGCGTCGGGGCCGCGCACGGGGCTGGCCGAGATCAGCCTGCCCGACCTCCAGCCGGGCTCCTCGATCATGCCGGGCAAGGTGAACCCGGTGATCCCGGAGGCGGTGCTGATGGTGGCCGCGCAGGTCGTCGGGAACGACGCGACCGTCGCCACGGCCGGCGCGGCGGGCAACTTCGAGCTGAACGTCATGCTGCCGGTCATCGCGAAGAACGTGCTGGAGTCGATCCGGCTGCTCGCCAACGTGTCGCGGCTGCTCGCCGACCGGACCGTCGACGGGATCGTCGCCCACCGCGAACGCGCCCGGGAGTACGCGGAGTCCTCGCCGTCCGTGGTCACCCCGCTGAACAAGTACATCGGGTACGAGGAGGCCGCGAAGGTGGCCAAGAAGGCGCTGGCGGAGCGGCGGACGATCCGCCAGGTGGTGCTGGACGGCGGGTACGTGGAGCGCGGGGACCTGACGGTCGCGCAGCTCGACGAGGCGCTGGATGTCCTGCGGATGACGCGCCCGTGA